One stretch of Oncorhynchus gorbuscha isolate QuinsamMale2020 ecotype Even-year linkage group LG21, OgorEven_v1.0, whole genome shotgun sequence DNA includes these proteins:
- the LOC124008778 gene encoding G-protein coupled receptor 12-like isoform X1 codes for MVSRLLIISIQPIPPPSSSSSSSLTSLHPDMILSLAAAMSSGGIPQNTTSSSPFDPSPLDPWLDPYPDPYPDHPGINTSSSDVPGRTYTSDLDLRPLTSQKDVSPWDVALCVTGTLIACENALVIAVLFYTPTLRAPMFILIGSLAFADLLAGLGLILNFVFTYLVEGEVVTLVATGILIAAFSASILNILAITVDRYLSLYNALTYHTERTVLFTYLVVGVIWLACLVLGVLPALGWNCLDDQSTCSVCRPVTKSNAVALAVFFLLVFALMMQLYLQICRIAFRHAQQIAVQHQFLAMSTTKGVQTLSVILSAFATCWLPFAMYSIVADSSYPIIYTYSTVLLAACNSVINPVIYAFRNPDIQKGLWLACCGCVPSNLSLRPGARTSSDV; via the exons ATGGTGTCCCGCCTCCTTATTATTTCAATACAGCCTATTCcccccccttcttcttcttcttcttcttctctcacctccctccatcCAGATATGATCCTCTCCCTAGCTGCAGCTATGAGCAGCGGCGGCATCCCCCAGAATACTACTTCCTCCTCGCCCTTTGACCCCTCGCCCCTGGACCCCTGGCTTGACCCCTACCCTGACCCCTACCCTGACCACCCCGGGattaacacctcctcctccgacGTCCCCGGCCGCACCTATACCTCCGACCTTGACTTACGACCTCTGACCTCACAAAAG GATGTTAGCCCATGGGATGTGGCGTTATGTGTAACGGGTACACTCATCGCCTGCGAGAACGCGCTGGTCATCGCCGTCCTCTTCTACACGCCGACCCTCAGAGCGCCGATGTTCATCCTGATTGGCTCGCTGGCATTCGCCGACCTCCTGGCGGGTCTCGGTCTCATCCTGAACTTCGTGTTCACCTATCTTGTCGAGGGAGAGGTCGTGACCTTGGTTGCCACAGGGATACTCATTGCGGCATTCTCGGCATCCATCTTGAATATCTTGGCGATCACCGTGGACAG GTACCTGTCGCTGTACAACGCGCTGACCTACCACACGGAGCGGACTGTCCTCTTCACATACCTGGTGGTAGGGGTCATCTGGTTGGCGTGTCTGGTTCTCGGGGTCCTCCCCGCACTCGGGTGGAACTGCCTAGACGACCAATCAACGTGCTCAGTCTGTCGTCCCGTCACCAAATCCAACGCCGTCGCCCTCGCTGTCTTCTTCCTACTGGTTTTCGCGTTGATGATGCAACTCTACCTGCAGATCTGTCGGATCGCGTTCCGTCACGCTCAGCAAATCGCCGTCCAGCATCAGTTCCTCGCCATGTCCACGACCAAAGGAGTCCAGACGCTCTCCGTGATTCTCAGCGCCTTCGCCACGTGTTGGCTGCCGTTTGCTATGTATTCTATAGTGGCGGATTCCAGCTATCCTATCATATACACATACTCTACGGTGCTGCTGGCAGCGTGTAATTCAGTCATAAATCCTGTTATATATGCGTTCAGGAACCCGGATATACAGAAGGGGCTCTGGTTGGCGTGTTGTGGGTGTGTCCCGTCAAATCTGAGCCTGAGACCTGGAGCCAGGACATCCAGTGATGTATAG
- the LOC124008778 gene encoding G-protein coupled receptor 12-like isoform X2: protein MRTTLFRTHMSDMILSLAAAMSSGGIPQNTTSSSPFDPSPLDPWLDPYPDPYPDHPGINTSSSDVPGRTYTSDLDLRPLTSQKDVSPWDVALCVTGTLIACENALVIAVLFYTPTLRAPMFILIGSLAFADLLAGLGLILNFVFTYLVEGEVVTLVATGILIAAFSASILNILAITVDRYLSLYNALTYHTERTVLFTYLVVGVIWLACLVLGVLPALGWNCLDDQSTCSVCRPVTKSNAVALAVFFLLVFALMMQLYLQICRIAFRHAQQIAVQHQFLAMSTTKGVQTLSVILSAFATCWLPFAMYSIVADSSYPIIYTYSTVLLAACNSVINPVIYAFRNPDIQKGLWLACCGCVPSNLSLRPGARTSSDV from the exons ATATGATCCTCTCCCTAGCTGCAGCTATGAGCAGCGGCGGCATCCCCCAGAATACTACTTCCTCCTCGCCCTTTGACCCCTCGCCCCTGGACCCCTGGCTTGACCCCTACCCTGACCCCTACCCTGACCACCCCGGGattaacacctcctcctccgacGTCCCCGGCCGCACCTATACCTCCGACCTTGACTTACGACCTCTGACCTCACAAAAG GATGTTAGCCCATGGGATGTGGCGTTATGTGTAACGGGTACACTCATCGCCTGCGAGAACGCGCTGGTCATCGCCGTCCTCTTCTACACGCCGACCCTCAGAGCGCCGATGTTCATCCTGATTGGCTCGCTGGCATTCGCCGACCTCCTGGCGGGTCTCGGTCTCATCCTGAACTTCGTGTTCACCTATCTTGTCGAGGGAGAGGTCGTGACCTTGGTTGCCACAGGGATACTCATTGCGGCATTCTCGGCATCCATCTTGAATATCTTGGCGATCACCGTGGACAG GTACCTGTCGCTGTACAACGCGCTGACCTACCACACGGAGCGGACTGTCCTCTTCACATACCTGGTGGTAGGGGTCATCTGGTTGGCGTGTCTGGTTCTCGGGGTCCTCCCCGCACTCGGGTGGAACTGCCTAGACGACCAATCAACGTGCTCAGTCTGTCGTCCCGTCACCAAATCCAACGCCGTCGCCCTCGCTGTCTTCTTCCTACTGGTTTTCGCGTTGATGATGCAACTCTACCTGCAGATCTGTCGGATCGCGTTCCGTCACGCTCAGCAAATCGCCGTCCAGCATCAGTTCCTCGCCATGTCCACGACCAAAGGAGTCCAGACGCTCTCCGTGATTCTCAGCGCCTTCGCCACGTGTTGGCTGCCGTTTGCTATGTATTCTATAGTGGCGGATTCCAGCTATCCTATCATATACACATACTCTACGGTGCTGCTGGCAGCGTGTAATTCAGTCATAAATCCTGTTATATATGCGTTCAGGAACCCGGATATACAGAAGGGGCTCTGGTTGGCGTGTTGTGGGTGTGTCCCGTCAAATCTGAGCCTGAGACCTGGAGCCAGGACATCCAGTGATGTATAG